gcaTATACTATCAATGTAAAACCGTCTAACAATAAGTGTTCTCAATACAAGATCATTCCGTATCAGGAGACATGGATGTGTTTCACATCAAATTACGTGCAAGGCACAAAAGTGCGATCAGATGTTTATAAGCGACATCGCAAGCTGAGAAGAGCCGAGATTATCCAATATCAATAACGACAGGCTCGATCAATtgtttatattcaaattatgcttattttaattctacgTGCtctattatatgtacatatatgcaaAGTCAAAGAAATGATGCAAAAACGATAATAACATtggagagaaaataaaatatatttataatatgatacatttatttcatctATTTAACAAGAAGACATATTATTCTCTAATAAGAACTGTCATCAATGCGAGATCAttctacatattatatttcgcGGTTACATGCAGAAATTTTGCGGTAGCTAAATTCTGCGTTGAGAGCGTTGTTGCTTTCAAGTGTCAGTAAGCAAAAGTGATATTAGACAAGACATGAAATCGCGGACAATCGTGTGATCCTTAGATTGTCCGCAACGATGTCATATGAATAACAGGAGCATGTGTATATATGCACAAATATGTTGTAGCAAGCAAACAAAGCTAATGATTACAATATTAGAGGTCTCACGTACTAtgctttacatattttttttctttcttcatatTTCTTTGTAGCAgtgtacaattaaattaattattagacaATGGTTTTGTggcaaaaatgaaatatactaCATTATTAAAACTATTCGCATTTATATAACCAGTAATTCTAAAAAGatagttttacttttatattgctattctcaatataaaaataaaaaattattataaaaaaatgctagTTCATCTttgataacattaaattacaatGACACATtactacaattatattaattatcgctTTCCGATTCTTTTTCGAAGTGAATCTTTGCACGTATATGTtgctgatatttattattggaaTCAAATTACGATTGAGTTTCGATGCTATAACGATAAACATCCAAATGTGTATAAAGATTCTCATTTAGAAAAAGATTCTACAAgcaatgattaataaaattgcagtaatatatcataataatttgatatcatCCAAAGATGAATAAtgcattattgtaaaataattttttttttaatattgaaaataacaatattaaagtaaaacttctttttcgaattaactttctttttacaattattagttttataagtgcgaatatttttaataataaagtatatttcattttttgatacaaaaacattgtgcaataattaatttcattgtgCACTGTTGGAAAGAAAtatggaaaaagataaaaaaaatgaaaaaagcaTGGTTTCGTACATGGGACCTCTAATATTCTGGTCATTAGCCTTGTTCGCTTAGCCACGCTTGCTACGTGTAATTTGTgatgcatatataaatataatatactgtTGTCAACGGAGTGGAAGCAAGacagaagatatatatatatattctatagcCTATCAAGAATTCTCATAGCCAAGCAAAGTCGAATGCCGAGCGTACGGTGTTGTCAAATGTATGCGTGCACATGACGATCACGTGCGAAGCCGCGTAAATTGATCGTCGCTTGTTTGCAACAATGGGCAGTCGGCAGTCGGTAGTGGCACGTTGGTCGCAGTCGCGTGACGGTCAGTGACGGTGCGGTGCAATAATGGAAGGCACGTGGGCACAAGCAACGGCGCGAGGTAGAAGACGTAAgtgatttcattatttaacacgatgtaacgatgcagcgggctgcatcgttacggctacggaccgtacatcgtccgtagcccaccaagggcgcatcgcgcgccgataaatttcgcatcaaaaacagcggcggtcaaccgccgaaaatcccccacacccgaccgttccgaaattccgtattgtgggggactcgccgccgaaaccgccgatgcttgccgattcgaaaccattcggccgccagccgggtataaaagaggcccggctgtacgttttctcaccagactccgttcgctgatcgACAGCGAACAAACCTGCtacgagtgtcctcgtagtcccgaccgagcatactcggactCTATGCCTTTACCAGCACACGAGaatcctcgtgtaccgccgagcgtcctcggtaatCTTTGCTCCCGCATACGAATATCTTCGTATACCCCGTCGAGCGTACTCGATTCCTCTAGGCCACCAAACTTTGTACTGCGGGTATTTCCGCGTACCTAGCCAGGTCGCCATTCTACAATCCGTCTCcgtacgagcatcctcgtactcccgccgagcaTAATCGGCAGCCTACACCCTAATACCGCGTTTATTCACCGGGATTTCGAAAGCCGTAAATCCGTCCGGCCGGTTAAACcacgtcgaccaatccgcgccgccgaatgGTCCGCaccgatctacgatcgaacggactcgcgaTACCACCACGAACGTACTCACCGACGAGcgttgtaccaaccgttgcgacacgatcgcccgcgcttgcgctctcgtcgaccgcaccaggacgcctcacgtcattctttatattttcaccCTTCTTTCCACGTcgcttttgtaataattttacaccgctctaaataattatttcaccgctgtctaaataattatttcgccgctACCGATACTTCGCGTCTATCTGCACATTGCTTCCGTTTCTAtctttgcgccgctttaaaaataattatttcagcgttgctcaaataattatttcacttgcCGATACTTCACGTTTATTTTCACGCATTTACTTTACGccgcattaaataattatttcgcaatcGCTCATATAATTATCTCACTGCTaccgatacttcgcatttatctACACATTTCGCTTGTATATTCTTTCGCATCACAATTTCACAtcgcatgtacacacacaGTCATCAAACATATCTAACTGAATAAACACGATTTCTAATCTATCATTAATTAACCGCTTATTTTCTTTGACacacccccaaccgaccgaacctggattccgacGAGCTGTCCCGCGCACgaaaagctcacacggtttcacatataaaggaatggctcaaatgataacaatcaattaatataatagaaaggcatagagagccgtcgcgggatgttagtgcgaaattataatttttcttaaagaaattaatttgttagctacgtgagacagttaaatttgtacaccgatctctggttcgagatacttaaagtgtacaaaaattttagtacattgttctcacatatggagaatcagtatgtactgataggaattattagaaacaaaggaatagagaaaaaatatcagggcgcgagtggctaagccgggaattgaacccgggtcttccgcttgccgggcgaatgttctaccactaaactactcagaccccacgcttctaacatttatttctcttagtttaggaaatcaacaaatctgtaggacataaacgcgtcataatgcccgcgtgatttaaaacaatttaacacatataaaggaatggCTCAAATgaaacaatcaattaatataatagaaagacatagagagccgtcgcgggatgttagtgcgaaattataatttttcttaaagaaattaatttgtaagtctacgtgagacagttaaatttgtacaccgatctctggttcgagatacttaaagtgtacgaaaattttagtacattgttctcacatatggagaatcagtatgtactgataggaattattagaaagaagggaatagagaaaaaatatcagggcgcgttTATGTCCTACAGATTTGTTGATTTCTTAAactaagagaaataaatgttagaagcgtggggtctgagtagtttagtggtagaacattcgcccggcaagcggaagttcaattcccggcttagccactcgcgccctgatattttttctctattcccttctttctaataattcctatcagtacatactgattctccatatgtgagaacaatgtactaaaattttcgtacactttaagtatctcgaaccagagatcggtgtacaaatttaactgtctcacgtagactaacaaattaatttctttaagaaaaattataatttcgcactaacatcccgcgacggctctctatgcctttctattatattaattgattttattatgtactaataattaaacaataaaataacggaattataacattatttatctctattatttttttataggaaGAAGCGAGCCATCTAGAAATGGTGCAGCATCACGTTCAGTCCGTGGCGCCGCTGCTGCGGCAGGTCCACCGCCCGTCGCCGCCGCACCACGTCCACCGCCCGTCGCCGCCGCACCACGTCCACCGCCCGTCGCCGCCGCACCAGGTCTAGCGCCCGTCGCCGCCGCACCAGATCTAGCGCCCGTCGCCGCCGCACCAGGTGCACAgcccgccgtcgccgccgcaccAGGTCTAGCGCCCGTCGCCGCCGCACCAGGTCTAGCGCACGTCGCCGCCGCACCAGGTCTAGCGCACGTCGCCGCCGCACCAGGTCTAGTGCCCGTCGCCGCACTAGATCCGGTACCTGGTGCAGCACCGGGTCCAACAAGAAGATGGAGGAGGGAGACAGATATTGAAAAAGTaagtatttttgttattcaaaCATGCATGGAATGTatgatttctctctctctctctctctctctctctctctctctctctctctctctctcactttctttctctcattttcaGACTCGGTCGCTTTCTTTATCATGTTTCCTCTCACCCtctgctttttctttttttctctcattcaCTGTCATACTCAATCGCTTTCTTTATCTCGTGCTTTGTatcattctcttttttttttcttttcattcaaAACAACTTCTCTATCTGTATTTtggatgtaataaaaatatttttttttagcaggTTAATGATGCAGTGCGGCGTGCCGTAAATAGAGAGCGGAGGAAGCTGTGGAAAAAATCAAGGCCGCAATCCATCGCACCCTCGCCGCAATCCAACGCACCATCGCCGCAAACCTACGTACCGTCACCGCAGACGTACGTACCGACGCCGCAATCCTACGCACCTGCGCCGCAACCCTACGCACCTGCGCCGCAACCCTACGCACCTGCGCCGCAACTCTACGCACCATCGCCACAAGTGATATGTCCGGTACCAATCTATATGCCAccacctatatatatatcaccATCGACTCACAATCAGTCATCTTATATTCCAAATTCATATCCCTCTTATCCTCCATATCCGTATTATAgataaaagtattatgaaaaaagttttttgtatTATGACTTTGCTGCAAAATGATATATGAGTGGTGGCATATAGATTGGTACCAACATATCCAGATGTTGGTATTTtgctatgtgtttttttatttttcacaatttttcacaattaatcTTGCAGTTTTTGCACAATTCATGTGCATTTATGTTAGTTTAAAATAGATctgctttttctttcttcaattTGCCGCAgtcttgttaaaaattttgtaatacttttcttttggtttttaatttgcttttcaCATTGTGCTTTTTCCACAATTTACTGTGTCTACTTatgattttgtaatttataaatttggagacttatattaataaattatctaaataaatatcacaattttattattagaataagtgaattaataaaaattatcgttataaaaagaataatttttataaattcacttattctaataataaaattaattgtgatatttatttagataatttattaatataagtctccaaatttataaattacaaaatcatAAGTATCGTACATATATGATGTATATATGATGTATATTGCGTATtgtaatacataatacatGTACGATACTtatgatattgtaatttataaatttgaagacttatattaataaattatctaaataaatatcacaattttattattagaatgagtgaattaataaaaattatcgttataaaaagaataaaaacaatcgtactaccaaaaaataaattttatttctatcctTTCTATTACCATCCTTTGTAATAGCAAGagttgtaacaatttttttattctctctctctttctccctctctctttctctctctctctctttttctctttcgtcctcctttctttctttcttctcttctcaTCCTTCGAGATCATAagatatatcattatattatttttgcacacgtattgacaatttattactgcctgtattgttttttataattttaaaatattattgagatggaaaaaaaagtaagtaagGGAGAgcgaaaaaatggaaaaaatgcGAAAGAATAAGTGTAGTCCGACTGTGTCATCAACAAAACTTCTAACAcagtaatcttttttttggtaatacaaaattatatatccttttccaagaataaaatatatatatatattaatacaatctgcaaagtataaattttaagcaaaaaaagaaaaaaaattaattataaaagaaatcagaaatcagtaaaaacgagataaaacagaaaaaaatatagtatgaCGCCTCTATAGTTATATCCCTGAACTGATTTTTTGCTCTGTTTTATCCTATTATCTTCATTTGCATCCATCTAACCTCCACAACtatctataaattttcgtGCACactaatcttttatattacattcctAAACTCAATTCTGAAGGTTTTATGTGAATCTTCTGTATCATCTAGTATCTGCAAGCTCTGTTTTGTATGTACAAactgcataattttatattaaattaagaatttagtAAATCGagatatacattataaattttttttctttctttgcttATAAGGTATACCTTGGAGATTGTATTAATGTGTATACTTTAATCCTGGAAAAGGATATCTAATTCTATAGaaccaaaaaaaagattagtgtgcaggaaaatattacaaattcgGTCGATAATACAGGACGACTTTAGGATCcccttaagaggatgctgaagtcatattgttaccgaccgaaacttcaattttctaaaaagggtggcgttttttattgctttaatagaattacaaatcctttggtgtaaataaagtacatatgctaatctttcggcagttggtcaaatttaaaccaaaaaataaaaaaaatttttgaaaatttaccgacaatgtcacctcaaagaattatatcttttatatcaaaattatactgcttcaatctgcaaaacaagaccatgtgccgaagaagagcgtatgaaacaataatggaaaaccaaaaaaatagagcttagagacttattttcaaaacgccacccttttccagatttatgtaaagcatgtgtgcaatatagaaagaataaggtaaaaaagagctatagattagttccgagattttgggatagaggcgctatacagttctcagtgctatctgtcatatacagaatcttttaggttagttatgtgtgtgttagttgtgcgtgtgtgtgtgtttgtgttatgtgctacgaaacccggctgaaaaaaatgggttgaaggcactctgaaggataaaaaagtgtatgtattatacataaattttgcaacatttttgcaaacatttatattatttaattacatacatttatattctaatttctacaaaatacttttattcatgtgctttatgtgtatatattatgtatattatgtgctccatattatgtatattcacatcaaagtatctatgtaaaaagttaatatcattttgtatattgtatatatttttataataaatgtatatgtcatataacttatttataaagcatgaaatataaaggtatttttagtttcttgtatgtatcatttgtaaaaaaatcttgataaaaaaaacattaattttgtgacttgcaattatctgtttcaatatatacttcttttaaatacttacaactagccttattttatgcgttttccttggtatctaaaatacacatcaaaatataaaattaatttctagttcagtagaaaaaaaacattgtagtcttacaccagaaaggaatggtaaaatatcatgtatatgtaataacaaataaatcacttttccactgacattatacacaactttgcagaaataaatttattctgtgaattttgaatgtgtagtgcagtttaaaacacacagtcgaaatatatctatatttttgaaataataattctgatttttcatgaatcacagtggttttataaaatgttcaattttaacagtttttattggactgtactttagacaatattatattttgccatttctctctgttgtaagacaagaatgtttcgtttctactgtaatagaaatacattttcgattttgatacgtattttaaataccaagttaatcacataaaataaggctaagtgtaagtatttaaaagaagcatataatgaaacagattattgcaagtcgcaaaattaatgttgtttcttttatcaaaatttttttacaaatgatagacacaaaaaaataaaaatatttttatattttatgctttagaaataaaaaatatggcatatatcatatacatttattgtaaaaagagtatacaaaatgatgtcaatttcttagaaaaatattttgatataaatatagataatgtgaagcatataatatacattatatatatatatacataaagcatatgacgtaataaaagtatcttacaataaagaataagacaagccagaggcggtttcctcgtggactggcaatatataataagacaagccagaggcggttttctcgtggactggcattagaaaactcttattcttgtcttcaagccagaggcggtttcctcgtggactggcaatatagaataagacaagccagaggcagttttttcgtggactggcaatatagaataagacaagccagaggcggttttctcgtggactggcattagaaaattcttatttttgtcttcaagccagaggcggtttcctcgtggactggcaatatagaataagacaagccagaggcggttttctcgtggactggcaatatagaataagacaagccagaggcggttttctcgtggactggcattagaagaaaattcttattcttgtcttcaagccagaggtgGCTttgtcgtggactggcaatatagaataagacaagccagaggcgatctttcgtgagctgacaattttaaataaatatagtcagaggcgatctaacgtcagctgacagtttagaagaaagagagctaaaggcgatttattcgtgaactggcaaattgtaagaaatattgtcagaggcgatctatcgtgagctgacaattttaaataaatattgtcacagacgatctaacgtcagctgacagtttagaaaaaagagagctaaagacgatttattcgtgaa
This genomic window from Linepithema humile isolate Giens D197 chromosome 5, Lhum_UNIL_v1.0, whole genome shotgun sequence contains:
- the LOC137000167 gene encoding uncharacterized protein, whose product is MEGTWAQATARGRRRRSEPSRNGAASRSVRGAAAAAGPPPVAAAPRPPPVAAAPRPPPVAAAPGLAPVAAAPDLAPVAAAPGAQPAVAAAPGLAPVAAAPGLAHVAAAPGLAHVAAAPGLVPVAALDPVPGAAPGPTRRWRRETDIEKVNDAVRRAVNRERRKLWKKSRPQSIAPSPQSNAPSPQTYVPSPQTYVPTPQSYAPAPQPYAPAPQPYAPAPQLYAPSPQVICPVPIYMPPPIYISPSTHNQSSYIPNSYPSYPPYPYYR